The following are encoded together in the Ignavibacteria bacterium genome:
- the glyA gene encoding serine hydroxymethyltransferase → MDNLINKDPKIYEVIENETNRQAQKLEMIASENFTSEAVMKALGSTLTNKYAEGYPGNRYYGGCEHVDVAENLARDRAKELFGAEYANVQPHSGSTANMAVYFTFLKPGDKVMGMDLSHGGHLTHGSPVNFSGQLYNFVPYGINPETEMLDYDLVMDAVIKEKPKMITVGASAYSRNIDYKKFREIADKVGAFLFADIAHPAGLIAKKLLNDPIPYCHVVATTTHKTLRGPRGGMILIGKDYENPFGKVAPKSGRVRKMSELVDSMVMPGVQGGPLMHVIAAKAVAFLEALQPDFLEYAKQVIRNANALANKLVSLDFKIISGGTDNHLMLVDLRNKNITGKAAQEALDEVSITCNKNSVPFDDKSPLITSGIRLGTPALTTRGMNEADMEVIAELINKTVLNPKDDKIKAEVREAVAALSSRYPLYGRK, encoded by the coding sequence ATGGACAACTTAATAAATAAAGATCCAAAGATTTATGAAGTAATAGAAAATGAGACAAATCGTCAAGCACAGAAGCTTGAAATGATTGCCTCTGAAAACTTTACATCAGAAGCGGTGATGAAAGCACTTGGTTCAACACTAACAAACAAGTACGCCGAGGGGTATCCGGGTAACAGATATTACGGAGGCTGCGAGCACGTTGACGTAGCAGAGAATCTCGCTAGAGACAGAGCAAAAGAGCTGTTCGGAGCGGAATATGCAAACGTTCAGCCTCATTCGGGAAGTACTGCAAACATGGCAGTTTATTTTACATTCCTGAAACCGGGTGATAAAGTTATGGGTATGGACCTTTCACATGGCGGTCACTTAACTCATGGTTCTCCCGTAAATTTTTCAGGACAGCTTTATAATTTTGTTCCTTACGGAATAAATCCGGAAACAGAAATGCTTGATTATGATTTAGTGATGGATGCCGTTATTAAAGAGAAGCCGAAGATGATTACTGTTGGTGCGAGTGCATACTCGAGGAATATTGACTACAAAAAGTTCAGAGAGATTGCAGATAAGGTAGGAGCATTTTTATTTGCTGATATTGCTCATCCTGCAGGATTGATTGCAAAGAAGTTACTTAATGACCCTATTCCTTACTGTCACGTTGTAGCAACGACGACACACAAGACGCTGAGAGGTCCAAGAGGTGGAATGATACTGATAGGAAAGGATTATGAAAATCCTTTTGGCAAAGTAGCACCAAAATCAGGTAGAGTGAGAAAGATGTCAGAGCTTGTTGATTCAATGGTTATGCCGGGAGTGCAGGGTGGACCTTTGATGCATGTTATAGCCGCAAAGGCAGTAGCTTTTCTGGAAGCCTTGCAGCCGGACTTTCTTGAATATGCTAAACAGGTTATAAGGAATGCGAATGCATTAGCAAATAAACTTGTATCGCTTGACTTTAAGATAATCTCGGGGGGGACGGATAATCATCTTATGCTTGTTGATTTAAGAAACAAGAACATAACGGGAAAAGCAGCACAGGAAGCACTAGACGAGGTTAGCATTACCTGCAATAAGAACTCTGTACCTTTTGATGACAAGAGTCCTCTGATAACGAGCGGTATAAGGCTTGGAACTCCTGCTCTTACGACAAGGGGAATGAATGAAGCTGATATGGAAGTGATAGCAGAATTGATTAATAAGACAGTTTTGAATCCGAAAGACGATAAAATAAAAGCAGAAGTAAGAGAAGCGGTGGCAGCGCTATCGTCTCGTTATCCGCTTTATGGCAGAAAATAG
- the tatC gene encoding twin-arginine translocase subunit TatC — protein sequence MAENSDMGFLDHLEELRWRLIKALIGIIVGAILTGIFIDWIMNIILFAPATKTTPPLSIINLRPYGQFLIYMEVIFIGGAVISVPNIIYQIWKFIEPALKPNERRYVTSVVMFTSVCFLGGVVFSYYLMLPAALGFFANFGSTIIENKISADEYMSFVLSMVLAAGIVFELPMLSFFLSKIGILKPEFMRKYRKHAIVAILLLAAIVTPGPDITSQLMLGVPLLLLYEISILICKYSQKKTT from the coding sequence ATGGCAGAAAATAGTGACATGGGTTTTCTCGACCATCTTGAAGAATTAAGATGGCGATTAATAAAAGCGCTTATCGGAATTATAGTTGGTGCAATATTGACAGGTATTTTCATTGACTGGATTATGAATATTATACTGTTTGCACCCGCAACAAAAACGACACCTCCGTTGTCCATTATTAACTTAAGACCCTACGGACAGTTTCTGATTTACATGGAGGTAATCTTCATCGGAGGTGCTGTTATCAGCGTACCGAACATTATTTACCAGATATGGAAGTTTATAGAACCGGCTCTGAAGCCTAATGAAAGAAGGTATGTTACATCTGTTGTAATGTTTACCTCGGTATGTTTTTTAGGCGGAGTAGTATTCTCATATTATCTTATGCTTCCTGCAGCACTTGGTTTCTTTGCGAATTTCGGCTCGACAATCATAGAGAACAAGATATCAGCGGATGAGTACATGAGTTTTGTACTTTCGATGGTCTTAGCAGCAGGGATTGTATTTGAACTACCAATGCTTTCATTCTTTCTTTCAAAGATAGGTATATTGAAGCCTGAATTTATGAGGAAATACAGAAAGCATGCGATTGTTGCCATACTGCTACTTGCGGCAATAGTAACACCGGGTCCTGATATAACGAGCCAGCTTATGCTGGGGGTACCGTTATTGTTATTGTATGAAATTAGTATTTTAATTTGTAAATATTCTCAAAAGAAAACGACGTGA
- a CDS encoding polyprenyl synthetase family protein: protein MNLNKIASPIKSELGEFQKIFSGTLKSNVALVDLITKYILKQKGKKVRPILVLLSAKLCGKISSRTYVAATLVELLHTATLIHDDVVDDAKTRRGIASINSVWKNKAAVLMGDFLLSKGLLVSLDNNEPDFLKATSEAVKRMSEGELLQIQKARNFDATEETYFRVISDKTASLIKTCCKIGAMSSSNDKDKINNLAAYGENLGIAFQLRDDLLDYTGRKKLLGKATGNDLKEKKFTLPLLKALKNAPTKNSKEIMRLIKSESHKKFDSVYYFVEEYGGIEYTQKKISEYSERALASLKSFANNESKESLKELVSFVSTREH, encoded by the coding sequence GTGAATTTAAACAAAATAGCATCGCCGATTAAGAGTGAGCTTGGAGAGTTTCAGAAAATATTTTCGGGTACGCTTAAGTCAAACGTTGCACTTGTTGACCTTATAACAAAGTATATTCTAAAACAGAAGGGAAAAAAAGTAAGACCGATACTTGTCCTTCTATCGGCAAAACTTTGCGGAAAGATTTCTTCAAGAACGTATGTGGCAGCAACGCTTGTTGAACTGCTTCACACAGCAACACTTATTCATGACGATGTTGTTGATGATGCAAAAACAAGAAGGGGTATTGCATCAATAAATTCCGTCTGGAAGAACAAAGCTGCTGTATTGATGGGTGATTTTCTTCTTTCGAAGGGATTACTTGTATCGCTTGATAATAACGAGCCGGATTTCCTAAAAGCCACTTCCGAGGCTGTTAAAAGGATGTCTGAAGGTGAACTTCTTCAGATACAGAAAGCACGGAACTTTGATGCAACAGAAGAAACATATTTCAGGGTTATATCAGATAAGACTGCATCTCTTATAAAAACATGCTGTAAGATAGGAGCAATGAGCTCATCGAACGATAAAGATAAAATTAACAACTTGGCAGCATACGGCGAAAATCTTGGTATTGCTTTTCAGCTGCGTGATGACTTGCTTGATTATACAGGCAGAAAAAAGCTCCTTGGTAAAGCTACAGGGAATGATTTAAAAGAAAAGAAATTTACTCTACCGCTGCTTAAAGCATTAAAAAATGCACCGACGAAGAATTCAAAAGAGATTATGAGACTGATTAAAAGCGAATCCCACAAAAAATTTGATTCAGTTTATTATTTTGTCGAAGAATACGGCGGTATTGAATATACGCAAAAAAAGATTTCAGAATATTCGGAACGGGCTCTTGCATCACTTAAAAGTTTTGCAAACAACGAATCAAAGGAGTCTCTTAAAGAGCTTGTATCTTTTGTTTCTACCAGAGAGCATTGA
- a CDS encoding putative molybdenum carrier protein produces MRSSISRIISGGQTGSDRAALEAARLLNINTGGYCPKGYKTEDGYDKSLKQFGLKQTQTDNPTERTILNIKVSDGTVIFGKIYRRRKVISPGTLLTLNSVKEYHKPFLVNPTRKQFQDWLFKNRIKILNVAGNRLSENQKIYDSVFNFMMKSFIDTALIEFRKKMLIIRENNILGSKDMLNNIISASIKYLRNTHIEQQNAISVILKETESFTQGKNSEMMILYRFIKELKHEIKSNPKKDILNYLIARRKSLKDSSKKLTLSTMKEIQFENKTVLLISNSSSITSLFKELSKMEIRVNVLQCKSYPGCEGIVQAEVLKSYGFKVKLIHERDIKYYVQKADMALLGCDAYNKTYFSNKTGSLEIAKTFFKFNKPVYVLSEKAKYSSGFYKKHNLSGMFDTVPQAYVTKLIKS; encoded by the coding sequence ATGAGAAGCAGCATTTCTAGAATTATTTCTGGAGGTCAAACAGGATCTGACAGAGCAGCTCTGGAAGCCGCTAGGCTTCTGAATATTAACACGGGCGGATACTGTCCCAAAGGCTATAAAACAGAAGATGGTTATGACAAATCTTTAAAGCAGTTCGGACTCAAGCAAACCCAGACAGATAATCCCACAGAAAGAACCATATTAAACATAAAGGTTTCTGACGGTACTGTAATATTTGGGAAAATATACAGAAGGAGGAAAGTAATAAGTCCGGGGACTTTGTTAACTCTTAATTCGGTAAAAGAATATCATAAACCTTTTCTCGTTAATCCCACAAGAAAACAATTTCAAGACTGGTTATTTAAAAATAGAATTAAAATACTGAATGTAGCAGGGAACAGACTTAGTGAGAATCAAAAGATTTATGATTCGGTATTTAATTTCATGATGAAATCATTTATAGATACTGCTCTTATTGAATTTAGGAAGAAGATGCTTATAATTAGGGAGAATAACATTTTAGGTTCAAAAGATATGCTGAATAACATAATATCTGCTTCAATAAAGTATTTAAGGAATACTCATATCGAACAGCAAAATGCTATTTCTGTAATATTAAAAGAAACAGAATCGTTTACTCAAGGTAAGAATTCTGAGATGATGATTCTATACAGATTTATAAAAGAATTAAAACACGAGATTAAGAGTAACCCTAAAAAGGATATTTTGAATTATCTTATTGCCAGAAGAAAAAGTTTAAAGGATTCGTCTAAAAAGCTGACTCTTTCTACAATGAAGGAAATACAATTTGAAAACAAAACGGTACTACTTATAAGCAATAGTTCAAGTATTACTTCTTTATTTAAAGAACTTTCAAAGATGGAAATCCGGGTAAATGTATTACAGTGCAAATCTTATCCAGGTTGTGAAGGAATAGTACAGGCGGAAGTTTTAAAGTCTTATGGCTTTAAAGTAAAACTGATTCATGAAAGAGATATTAAATATTATGTTCAAAAAGCTGACATGGCTTTGCTTGGTTGTGATGCTTACAACAAAACGTACTTTTCTAATAAAACAGGTTCTTTGGAAATAGCAAAAACATTTTTTAAGTTTAATAAGCCTGTGTATGTGTTGTCAGAAAAGGCAAAGTATTCTTCTGGTTTTTATAAAAAGCATAATTTATCCGGAATGTTTGATACGGTGCCGC